In Fusarium falciforme chromosome 10, complete sequence, a single genomic region encodes these proteins:
- a CDS encoding Methylmalonate-semialdehyde dehydrogenase — translation MAQSNSIFKSFAYPGNHEKLASLPPTQNFIDNQLVASNATQWIDVHDPATNELLTRVPESTNDELKEAVRSAKAAFPGWKKTSIIKRQQIMFRLTHLVRKHMDDLATSIVTEQGKTFADAKGDVLRGLQVCETACGITTQLTGEVLEVAKDMETRSYRQPLGVVAAICPFNFPAMIPLWSLPIATVTGNCIIVKPSERDPGAAMMIAELCREAGFPPGVVNVIHGAKDAVNFLLDEPEIQAISFVGSNKAGEYIYQRGNANGKRVQANLGAKNHALLSPDANKDHALDAIAGAAFGAAGQRCMALSVLVMLGDAKEWLPDLVNKAKTYVAGSGFDPKSDFGPVITPQSRERCEALITSAEKEGARIVLDGRGYKPEGFPNGNWVGPTIIAGVRPDMECYKEEIFGPVLLCMEEASLQDGISLINSNAWGNGAVIFTNSGAKASLFQQEIDAGQVGINVPIPVPLPMFSFTGNKRSVAGTGLANFYGKDGLRFYTQWKTVTSLWRSEEASTGEKFTTITAAE, via the exons ATGGCTCAGTCCAACTCTATTTTCAAGTCCTTTGCGTATCCTGGCAATCACGAGAAGCTCGCCAGCTTACCACCAACACAAAACTTCATTGATAATCAGCTCGTGGCCTCCAACGCGACGCAATGGATCGACGTGCACGATCCTGCAACAAACGAACTCCTGACTCGAGTCCCTGAGAGCACCAACGATGAGTTGAAGGAGGCGGTCCGGTCTGCGAAGGCCGCATTTCCTGGCTGGAAGAAGACCAGCATTATCAAGAGACAACAGATCATGTTTCGACTCACCCACTTGGTCCGGAAGCACATGGATGACCTTGCCACCAGCATTGTGACGGAGCAAGGAAAGACGTTTGCTGATGCGAAAGGCGATGTTCTGCGCGGTCTTCAGGTGTGCGAAACAGCCTGTGGGATCACCACGCAGCTGACAGGCGAAGTGCTGGAGGTGGCAAAGGACATGGAGACTCGCTCTTACCGTCAGCCATTGGGAGTTGTGGCAGCCATCTGCCCATTCAACTTTCCTGCCATGATTCCTTTGTGGAGTTTGCCGATTGCCACCGTCACTGGAAACTGCATCATCGTTAAGCCCTCTGAGCGTGACCCAGGGGCTGCCATGATGATTGCAGAGCTTTGCAGAGAAGCCGGCTTCCCGCCTGGTGTGGTCAATGTCATCCACGGTGCCAAGGATGCAGTCAAtttccttcttgatgagccTGAGATCCAGGCCATCTCCTTTGTCGGCTCCAACAAGGCCGGTGAATACATCTATCAGAGGGGAAACGCCAACGGCAAGCGTGTGCAAGCCAACTTGGGCGCTAAAAACCATGCTCTTCTAAGCCCTGACGCCAACAAGGATCATGCTCTCGACGCCATCGCAGGAGCTGCTTTTGGAGCTGCTGGGCAGCGATGCATGGCCTTGAGCGTGTTGGTCATGCTTGGAGATGCCAAGGAATGGTTGCCAGATCTTGTCAACAAAGCCAAGACCTACGTCGCCGGAAGTGGATTTGACCCTAAGTCTGACTTTGGCCCTGTGATCACTCCCCAAAGCCGAGAGCGATGCGAGGCTCTCATCACAAGTGCAGAAAAGGAAGGGGCAAGAATCGTCTTAGATGGACGTGGATATAAGCCTGAGGGCTTCCCCAACGGCAACTGG GTCGGACCAACTATTATTGCTGGCGTTCGTCCGGATATGGAGTGCTATAAGGAAGAGATCTTTGGCCCTGTCCTGCTGTGCATGGAAGAGGCAAGTCTCCAAGACGGCATTTCCTTGATCAATTCCAACGCCTGGGGCAACGGAGCTGTCATCTTCACCAACTCTGGTGCAAAGGCCTCCTTGTTCCAACAGGAGATTGATGCTGGCCAGGTTGGAATCAACGTGCCGATTCCTGTGCCGCTCCCTATGTTTTCCTTCACTGGAAACAAGCGAAGTGTTGCCGGAACTGGTCTTGCCAACTTTTATGGCAAGGATGGATTGAGGTTTTACACTCAGTGGAAGACTGTCACTTCACTATGGCGATCGGAGGAAGCGAGTACCGGAGAGAAGTTCACAACCATCACCGCAGCGGAATAA
- a CDS encoding Peptidase-M14 domain-containing protein: MKARFHILLLSWIFTLVVAERVSYGGYKAFRVTAAKNIEQIRDQLSSFGSVSLGCEKGHSNHLDIAIPPQSISDFEALGLQVTVISDDLGADFAIEGAFEPYISKNRASFKSGELMAPLPDLSWFNTYHNYTHHRGFFEDLHAAIPTNSEIFVTGKSYQGRDIYGIHFWGKGGKGMKPAIYFHATVHAREWIAAPVQEYLAWQLISGYLSDYDIREIVDKYDFYMIPFVNPDGFVYTQSKDRLWRKNRQPRKGTSCVGTDGNRNWPYKWEVEGGASTEPCSEIYKGKAPGDTPEIKAIVDFTKNLTQSNDIKLFVDFHSYGQYILLPYGYDCDAVAGNNKTQMKLAGEMAHRIFKVNGTQYTYGPSCSTLYPSTGTSPDYMAGKAGAEFTWTIELRPGWNGASGFVLPPQEIQSTAQEVWEGIKYVLETM, from the exons ATGAAGGCGAGATTCCACATTCTCCTCCTTTCTTGGATTTTCACCCTCGTCGTAGCCGAACGTGTTTCGTACGGTGGGTACAAAGCCTTTCGCGTCACAGCTGCCAAGAATATCGAGCAAATCAGAGATCAGCTATCGTCCTTCGGCTCTGTCTCTCTAGGGTGCGAGAAAGGCCATTCTAACCACCTAGATATTGCTATCCCTCCTCAAAGTATCTCCGATTTTGAGGCCCTGGGCCTTCAGGTGACAGTAATCAGTGACGATCTGGGCGCTGACTTTGCCATTGAAGGCGCCTTTGAGCCTTATATCAGCA AGAATCGTGCGTCATTCAAGTCGGGAGAACTCATGGCTCCCCTGCCTGACCTGTCATGGTTCAACACCTACCACAACTATACGCATCACCGTGGATTCTTCGAGGACCTCCATGCTGCAATCCCTACCAACTCGGAAATATTCGTCACCGGCAAATCGTACCAGGGCCGAGATATCTACGGTATTCACTTCTGGGGCAAAGGTGGCAAGGGGATGAAGCCCGCCATCTACTTCCACGCCACAGTCCATGCGCGCGAGTGGATTGCAGCTCCC GTCCAAGAATACCTTGCATGGCAGCTTATTAGTGGTTATCTGAGTGACTATGACATTAGGGAAATTGTCGACAAATACGACTTCTACATGATTCCTTTTGTCAACCCCGACG GGTTTGTCTACACCCAGTCCAAAGATCGTCTGTGGAGGAAGAACCGTCAGCCTCGCAAGGGAACCTCTTGTGTGGGAACAGACGGAAACCGGAACTGGCCTTACAAGTGGGAAGTTGAGGGCGGTGCCTCCACCGAGCCATGCTCAGAGATCTACAAGGGCAAAGCACCAGGAGATACGCCTGAGATCAAAGCCATCGTCGATTTCACCAAGAACCTAACCCAGTCAAACGACATCAAGCTTTTTGTCGATTTCCACAGTTATGGTCAGTATATCCTCCTGCCGTACGGCTACGATTGTGATGCTGTGGCCGGGAACAACAAGACACAGATGAAGCTGGCTGGCGAGATGGCGCACCGTATCTTCAAGGTCAACGGCACACAGTACACCTACGGCCCAAGTTGCTCCACGCTGTATCCGAGCACCGGTACCTCGCCTGATTACATGGCGGGCAAGGCCGGTGCAGAGTTTACATGGACGATCGAGCTTCGACCAGGTTGGAATGGGGCCAGTGGATTTGTTCTGCCTCCGCAGGAAATCCAGTCCACTGCCCAGGAAGTGTGGGAAGGGATCAAGTACGTCTTGGAAACGATGTGA